The following are encoded together in the Mycolicibacterium arabiense genome:
- the relZ gene encoding bifunctional ribonuclease/(p)ppGpp synthase: MYFVGLDLAWGERQPTGVAVLDASGTLLHLSARTDDADILDALAPFTGDDCLVGIDAPLIVRNATGNRPAEAALNRDFQAFHAGTHPANTGKPEFANGTRGARLADALHLDLDPNSSTPRRALEVFPHSATVALFRLGRTLKYKAKTGRSFEQLQSELLRLVDLVEGLRHADPPLHVRDSDAWRELRQSVETATKKSELRRAEDPVDAVVCAYVALFFECRPDDVTIYGDVDTGCIVTPTLPADLDPQRGAQTVPAEQTAVAEYQARRPALVVATDHYLEMVTSLLDEAGINYLNITARTKSVESFAAKAGQMVDGQPLYTDPLAEITDQVGLRVITYLREDVDTVARLLADEMMLLDDRDMGLETAREGRWGYASRHLLVGVEGEQQPASIQVRTVLQHAWAEFEHDIRYKGSIPAEHAPDLDRRFTLAAGLLELADSEFTAIRERLRVAMVDRDDTDDDSSDPRIATPVLATYLGNRYADAGWSRTDHYRWISGLLLELGITRLDELTAVLDGVDEDAVNRAMDYRYPAGAVRRLDDALLAVFEDRYLHLHGNEHRRELLQNRFDRLRAGLATSNTATEPRPDSLDP; this comes from the coding sequence GTGTACTTCGTCGGACTCGACCTCGCCTGGGGTGAACGCCAGCCGACCGGTGTCGCGGTTCTGGACGCATCGGGGACCCTGCTGCACCTGTCGGCACGCACGGACGACGCCGACATCCTCGACGCGCTCGCGCCGTTCACCGGTGACGATTGCCTGGTCGGCATCGACGCCCCTCTGATCGTGCGCAACGCGACGGGCAACCGGCCTGCCGAGGCCGCGCTGAACCGGGACTTCCAGGCGTTCCACGCCGGGACGCACCCGGCCAACACCGGCAAGCCGGAGTTCGCGAACGGCACCAGGGGCGCACGGCTGGCCGACGCGCTGCACCTCGACCTCGACCCCAACTCCTCCACCCCGCGGCGTGCGCTCGAGGTCTTCCCGCACTCGGCGACGGTCGCGCTGTTCCGGCTGGGCCGCACGCTGAAGTACAAGGCGAAGACCGGCCGCAGCTTCGAGCAGTTGCAGTCCGAACTGCTCCGCCTGGTCGACCTCGTCGAGGGACTTCGACACGCCGACCCGCCGCTGCACGTGCGCGACTCCGACGCCTGGCGCGAGCTGCGTCAATCGGTCGAGACCGCAACCAAGAAGAGCGAACTGCGTCGCGCGGAGGACCCGGTGGACGCCGTGGTGTGCGCGTACGTCGCGCTGTTCTTCGAGTGCCGGCCCGACGACGTCACCATTTACGGCGACGTCGACACCGGCTGCATCGTGACGCCCACCCTGCCTGCCGACCTCGATCCGCAGCGCGGCGCGCAGACCGTGCCCGCCGAGCAGACCGCGGTCGCGGAGTACCAGGCGCGCCGGCCGGCCCTGGTCGTCGCCACGGATCACTACCTCGAGATGGTGACCTCCCTGCTCGACGAGGCGGGCATCAACTACCTGAACATCACGGCGCGCACCAAGAGCGTCGAGTCGTTCGCGGCCAAGGCCGGCCAAATGGTGGACGGACAGCCGCTCTACACCGACCCGCTCGCCGAGATCACCGATCAGGTGGGGCTGCGCGTCATCACGTACCTGCGCGAGGACGTCGACACCGTCGCACGCCTGCTGGCCGACGAGATGATGCTGCTCGACGACAGGGACATGGGTCTGGAGACGGCGCGCGAGGGCAGGTGGGGCTACGCCAGCCGGCACCTGCTGGTCGGCGTCGAGGGCGAGCAGCAGCCCGCCTCGATCCAGGTCCGCACCGTCCTGCAGCACGCGTGGGCCGAGTTCGAGCACGACATCCGCTACAAGGGGTCGATCCCCGCCGAGCATGCACCCGACCTCGATCGCCGCTTCACCCTCGCCGCCGGTCTGCTCGAACTCGCCGACAGCGAGTTCACCGCCATCCGGGAACGGCTGCGCGTGGCCATGGTCGACCGTGACGACACCGACGACGACTCGTCGGATCCACGGATCGCCACCCCCGTGCTCGCGACCTACCTCGGGAACCGGTATGCCGACGCCGGGTGGTCGCGCACCGACCACTACCGCTGGATCTCCGGGCTGCTGCTCGAACTCGGCATCACGCGGCTCGACGAACTGACGGCGGTCCTCGACGGGGTCGACGAGGATGCGGTCAACCGCGCGATGGACTACCGCTATCCCGCAGGCGCGGTGCGACGCCTGGACGACGCGCTGCTCGCCGTGTTCGAAGACCGGTATTTACACCTGCACGGCAACGAGCACCGAAGGGAGTTGCTGCAGAACAGGTTCGACCGGTTGCGTGCGGGCTTGGCCACTTCGAATACGGCTACGGAGCCTCGCCCAGATTCTTTGGATCCCTGA
- the purB gene encoding adenylosuccinate lyase, translating to MTIPNVLANRYASEEMRAIWSPEAKIVAERRLWLAVLRAQAELGVAVPDGVVDDYERVIDDVDLASIAERERVTRHDVKARIEEFNALAGHEHVHKGMTSRDLTENVEQLQIRRSLEVVHAHGVAVVARLAERAVQYRDVVMAGRSHNVAAQATTLGKRFASAAEETMLALTRIAELIERYPLRGIKGPMGTAQDMLDLFDGDTARLAELEHRVAEFLGFGTTFTSVGQVYPRSLDHEVLSALVQFGAGPSSFAHTIRLMAGHELVTEGFAPGQVGSSAMPHKMNTRSCERVNGLQVVLRGYGSMAAELAGAQWNEGDVFCSVVRRVALPDAFFAVDGQTETFLTVLDEFGAYPAVIQRELDRYLPFLATTRLLIAAVRAGVGREAAHEVIKEHAVAVALAMREQGSEPDLLDRLAADQRLPLDRDELVAALADKEAFTGAAAAQVDSVVAQVERLVDQFPEAARYTSGDIL from the coding sequence GTGACGATTCCCAATGTGCTGGCGAACAGGTACGCGAGCGAGGAGATGCGCGCGATCTGGTCGCCCGAGGCGAAGATCGTCGCGGAGCGGCGACTGTGGCTGGCGGTACTGCGCGCGCAGGCCGAACTGGGCGTCGCGGTGCCCGACGGCGTGGTCGACGACTACGAACGGGTGATCGACGACGTCGACCTCGCCTCGATCGCCGAGCGCGAGCGCGTGACCCGTCACGACGTGAAGGCCCGCATCGAGGAGTTCAACGCGCTGGCCGGCCACGAACACGTCCACAAGGGCATGACGAGCCGCGACCTCACCGAGAACGTCGAGCAGCTGCAGATCCGGCGCTCGCTCGAAGTCGTGCACGCCCACGGCGTGGCCGTGGTCGCGCGGCTGGCCGAGCGTGCGGTGCAGTACCGCGACGTCGTGATGGCCGGGCGGTCGCACAACGTGGCGGCGCAGGCCACGACGCTGGGCAAGCGCTTCGCCTCGGCGGCCGAGGAGACGATGCTCGCGCTCACGCGCATCGCCGAGCTGATCGAGCGCTACCCGCTGCGCGGGATCAAGGGCCCGATGGGCACGGCGCAGGACATGCTCGACCTGTTCGACGGCGACACCGCGCGGCTGGCCGAACTCGAACACCGCGTCGCCGAATTCCTGGGCTTCGGAACGACGTTCACCAGCGTCGGCCAGGTCTACCCGCGCTCGCTGGACCACGAGGTGCTCTCGGCGCTGGTGCAGTTCGGCGCAGGGCCCTCGTCGTTCGCCCACACCATCCGGCTGATGGCCGGGCACGAACTCGTCACCGAGGGCTTCGCTCCCGGCCAGGTGGGATCGTCGGCGATGCCGCACAAGATGAACACCCGCTCCTGCGAGCGCGTCAACGGTCTGCAGGTCGTGCTGCGCGGATACGGCTCCATGGCCGCCGAACTCGCAGGCGCGCAGTGGAACGAAGGTGACGTCTTCTGCTCGGTGGTGCGCCGCGTCGCGCTGCCCGACGCGTTCTTCGCCGTCGACGGACAGACCGAGACGTTCCTGACCGTCCTCGACGAATTCGGGGCCTACCCCGCCGTCATCCAGCGCGAGCTGGACCGCTACCTGCCGTTCCTGGCGACGACCCGCCTGCTCATCGCGGCGGTGCGCGCAGGCGTGGGACGCGAGGCCGCCCACGAGGTGATCAAGGAACACGCCGTCGCCGTCGCACTTGCCATGCGCGAGCAGGGATCCGAGCCGGACCTGCTCGACAGGTTGGCCGCCGACCAGCGACTGCCGTTGGACCGTGACGAGTTGGTCGCCGCGCTGGCCGACAAGGAAGCATTCACCGGAGCGGCTGCCGCACAGGTCGATTCGGTCGTCGCCCAGGTGGAGCGCCTGGTCGACCAGTTCCCCGAGGCGGCCAGGTACACCTCGGGCGACATCTTGTGA
- a CDS encoding cytochrome P450, which produces MSLAGTDFTDLNNFASGFPHELFAVHRCEAPVYWHEPTEHTPDGEGFWSVATYAETLTVLRDPETYSSVTGGDRPYGGTLLQDLSIAGQVLNMMDDPKHSQLRRLVSSGLTPRMIRRVEDDLRARTRRLLDGVVPDEPFDFLVDIAAELPMQMICILLGVPESERHWLFHAIEPQFDLGRTASEDASARMYAYGQSLIAQKRAAPTDDMLSVVANAQSDSGDPALTELELYLFFSLLFSAGAETTRNAVAGGLLALIEHNLVGTLRHSLDSLPVAVEEMVRWTSPSPSKRRTATRSCTLGGCEIEAGQKVQIWEGSANRDASVFADADSFDMTRTPNPHLGFGQGVHYCLGANLARLELRVLFEELLTRFSSARLVEPVEWTRSNRHTGLRHMVVALT; this is translated from the coding sequence GTGAGTCTCGCGGGAACCGACTTCACCGACCTGAACAACTTCGCGTCGGGGTTCCCACACGAGCTGTTCGCCGTGCACCGTTGCGAGGCGCCGGTGTACTGGCACGAACCCACCGAGCACACCCCGGACGGCGAGGGCTTCTGGTCGGTCGCCACGTACGCCGAAACCCTAACGGTGCTGCGTGATCCGGAGACCTACTCGTCGGTGACGGGCGGCGACCGCCCCTACGGCGGGACGCTGCTGCAGGACCTCTCCATCGCGGGCCAGGTGCTCAACATGATGGACGATCCCAAGCACTCCCAGCTCCGTCGGCTGGTGTCCTCGGGCCTGACGCCGCGGATGATCCGCCGCGTCGAAGACGATCTGCGCGCCCGGACGCGTCGTCTGCTCGACGGTGTCGTCCCCGACGAACCGTTCGACTTCCTGGTGGACATCGCAGCCGAACTGCCCATGCAGATGATCTGCATCCTGCTCGGAGTGCCGGAGTCCGAACGGCATTGGCTGTTCCACGCCATCGAGCCGCAGTTCGACCTGGGGCGCACGGCCAGCGAGGACGCCAGCGCCCGGATGTACGCCTACGGCCAATCGCTGATCGCCCAGAAGCGTGCGGCGCCGACCGACGACATGCTGTCGGTGGTGGCCAACGCGCAGTCCGACTCCGGTGATCCGGCACTCACCGAGTTGGAGCTGTACCTGTTCTTCAGCCTGCTGTTCTCTGCGGGCGCGGAGACCACGCGCAACGCCGTCGCCGGTGGGCTGCTTGCGCTCATCGAGCACAACCTGGTGGGCACCCTGCGGCACTCATTGGACTCGCTGCCCGTCGCGGTCGAGGAGATGGTGCGGTGGACGTCCCCGTCGCCCTCGAAGCGCCGCACCGCCACGCGCTCCTGCACCCTCGGCGGCTGCGAGATCGAGGCCGGGCAGAAGGTGCAGATCTGGGAGGGATCGGCGAACCGCGACGCCTCGGTGTTCGCCGACGCCGACTCGTTCGACATGACCCGCACGCCCAACCCGCACCTCGGCTTCGGCCAGGGCGTGCACTACTGCCTGGGGGCGAACCTCGCGCGACTCGAGCTGCGCGTGTTGTTCGAGGAGCTGCTGACCCGGTTCTCGTCGGCCCGGCTGGTCGAGCCGGTCGAGTGGACGCGCAGCAACCGCCACACCGGCCTGCGGCACATGGTCGTCGCCCTCACGTGA
- a CDS encoding type IV toxin-antitoxin system AbiEi family antitoxin domain-containing protein: MLDDFLRDHDGVITLGQARSCGLSRYAVNRLVKSGHWRRCSMGVYFVDDRPFTDAARIRAAVWGNGERAVASGLAAAWWLHLTKFAPDVVEVTVPRVSNHTKRSGTRLRRRDLRPADVTERNGLRVTVLPLTVVEAAVRRGGGAQLMDQALQRHTQLGALWTAHLRNKGRHGSPAARRLLQAADDGARSEAERVMGRLLRAAGITGWRTNQRIAGYEVDVVFREAKVAIEIDGFAFHTDADVFQRDRSKQNAIALAGYQVLRFTWLDLVEYPERVVAEVRRAIRAR, from the coding sequence GTGCTTGACGACTTCCTACGCGACCACGACGGCGTCATCACGCTTGGCCAGGCGCGATCCTGCGGGCTCAGCCGGTATGCGGTGAATCGCCTCGTCAAGTCCGGGCACTGGCGGCGATGCTCGATGGGCGTGTACTTCGTCGACGATCGTCCCTTCACCGACGCCGCGAGGATCCGGGCCGCGGTATGGGGAAACGGCGAACGGGCCGTGGCGAGTGGGCTCGCCGCCGCGTGGTGGTTGCACCTCACGAAGTTCGCGCCCGACGTCGTCGAGGTCACCGTGCCGCGGGTCAGCAACCACACGAAGCGCTCGGGCACGCGTCTGCGTCGCCGCGATCTGCGGCCTGCCGACGTCACCGAGCGCAACGGTCTTCGCGTCACCGTCCTGCCGCTCACCGTCGTGGAGGCAGCAGTCCGGCGAGGTGGCGGAGCCCAGCTGATGGATCAGGCGCTGCAACGCCATACGCAGCTAGGTGCCCTGTGGACGGCGCACCTACGGAACAAGGGCCGGCACGGGTCGCCGGCGGCACGACGCCTTCTGCAGGCAGCCGACGACGGGGCACGCTCGGAGGCCGAACGCGTGATGGGACGTCTGCTGCGCGCGGCGGGCATCACGGGTTGGCGAACCAATCAGCGCATTGCCGGCTATGAAGTCGACGTCGTCTTCCGCGAAGCCAAGGTCGCCATCGAGATCGACGGTTTCGCGTTCCATACCGACGCCGACGTCTTCCAGCGCGACCGGAGCAAGCAGAACGCGATCGCGTTGGCGGGGTACCAGGTTTTACGGTTCACGTGGCTGGACCTCGTGGAGTACCCGGAGCGCGTGGTCGCCGAAGTGCGACGCGCGATTCGTGCACGCTGA
- a CDS encoding phosphoribosylaminoimidazolesuccinocarboxamide synthase → MRPALSDYQFLASGKVRELYRIDADHLLFVASDRISAYDFVLESQIPDKGRILTAMSVFFFDYLQAPNHLAGPPDDERIPAEVLGRALVVRELEMMPVECVARGYLTGSGIIDYRATGQVCGIPLPAGLTEASKFDQPLFTPATKADLGDHDENISFDRVVDLVGADRAAQLRDATLSIYSQAADHALSKGIIIADTKFEFGLNPSGELVLADEVFTPDSSRYWRADAYVEGQVQESFDKQFVRNWLTGPESGWDRHGDVPPPPLPPDVVDATRARYIEAYERISGCKFDDWMGAA, encoded by the coding sequence ATGCGCCCAGCTCTGAGCGACTACCAATTTCTGGCCAGCGGGAAGGTTCGCGAGCTCTACCGCATCGACGCCGACCACCTGCTGTTCGTGGCGAGCGATCGCATCTCGGCCTACGACTTCGTGCTCGAGAGTCAGATCCCCGACAAGGGCCGGATCCTCACCGCGATGAGCGTCTTCTTCTTCGACTACCTGCAGGCGCCCAACCACCTGGCGGGTCCGCCGGACGACGAGCGCATCCCCGCCGAGGTGCTCGGGCGTGCGCTGGTGGTGCGCGAGCTGGAGATGATGCCCGTCGAGTGCGTGGCCCGCGGCTACCTCACCGGCTCGGGCATCATCGACTACCGCGCGACGGGACAGGTGTGCGGCATCCCGCTGCCCGCCGGGCTGACCGAGGCCAGCAAGTTCGACCAGCCGCTGTTCACGCCCGCGACCAAGGCCGACCTCGGCGACCACGACGAGAACATCAGCTTCGACCGCGTCGTGGACCTGGTCGGTGCCGACCGGGCCGCGCAGCTGCGTGACGCCACGCTGAGCATCTACTCCCAAGCCGCCGACCATGCCTTGAGCAAGGGAATCATCATCGCGGACACCAAGTTCGAATTCGGCCTCAACCCCTCGGGCGAACTCGTCCTCGCCGACGAGGTGTTCACGCCGGACAGCTCGCGCTATTGGCGGGCCGACGCCTACGTCGAGGGCCAGGTGCAGGAGAGCTTCGACAAGCAGTTCGTGCGCAACTGGCTCACCGGCCCGGAGTCCGGCTGGGACCGGCACGGCGACGTGCCTCCGCCGCCGCTGCCACCGGACGTGGTCGATGCGACGCGGGCACGGTACATCGAAGCCTACGAACGCATTTCGGGGTGCAAGTTCGACGACTGGATGGGAGCCGCATGA
- a CDS encoding S9 family peptidase, with product MTGTTPPIAKRVEHRREHHGDVFVDQYEWLREKANPDVISYLEAENAYTEEQTAVLEPLRQRIFDEIKARTKETDLSVPTRRGDWWYYGRSFEGKQYGVQCRCPVADLDDWTPPVFDEDTEVPGEQVLLDENVEAQGHDFFSLGAASVTLDGHTLAYSVDVKGDERYTLRFRDLRTGQTYDDVIEGIGAGATWAADNRTVYYVTVDEAWRPDTVWRHRLGAGQPGEKVHHEPDERFWIGVGRSRSDKYLFIAAGSSITSEMLYADATDPDATFRSILPRREGIEYSVEHAVVGGEDRFLILHNDGAENFTLVEAPVSDPTAFRTLIEHRDDVRLDGVDAFATQLVVSYRSEALPRIQLWPISADGDYGLAEDITFDTELTSSGLAGNPNWAAPRLRVATTSFVVPLRIYDIDLATGERILLREQPVLGDYRPQEYVERRDWAVAEDGARVPVSIIHHAGVEFPAPALIYGYGAYESCEDPRFSIARLSLLDRGMVFVVAHVRGGGELGRQWYEQGKLLNKKNTFTDFISVARHLVDTDVTRAENLVALGGSAGGLLMGAVANMAPDAFAGILAQVPFVDALTTILDPSLPLTVTEWDEWGNPLADPDVYEYMKSYSPYENVEPKRYPAILAMTSLNDTRVYYVEPAKWVAALRHANVDSVLLKTEMSAGHGGISGRYERWREAAFQYAWVLATADRDRHGSGQVDDLLGAPNA from the coding sequence ATGACCGGCACGACACCACCGATCGCCAAGCGCGTCGAGCACCGCCGCGAACACCACGGTGACGTCTTCGTCGACCAGTACGAGTGGCTGCGCGAGAAGGCCAATCCCGACGTCATCTCCTACCTCGAGGCGGAGAACGCCTACACCGAGGAGCAGACCGCCGTCCTCGAACCGCTACGCCAGCGGATCTTCGACGAGATCAAGGCGCGCACCAAGGAGACCGACCTGTCGGTGCCGACCCGGCGCGGCGACTGGTGGTACTACGGCCGCAGCTTCGAGGGCAAGCAGTACGGCGTGCAATGCCGGTGTCCCGTCGCCGATCTAGACGACTGGACCCCACCGGTCTTCGACGAGGACACCGAGGTGCCCGGCGAACAGGTGTTGCTCGACGAGAACGTCGAAGCGCAAGGGCACGACTTCTTCTCGCTCGGCGCGGCGTCGGTGACGCTGGACGGTCACACGCTGGCGTACTCGGTGGACGTCAAGGGTGACGAGCGGTACACGCTGCGCTTCCGCGATCTGCGCACGGGGCAGACGTACGACGACGTGATCGAGGGCATCGGGGCGGGCGCCACGTGGGCTGCCGACAACCGCACCGTCTACTACGTCACGGTCGACGAGGCGTGGCGGCCCGACACCGTGTGGCGGCATCGCCTGGGCGCGGGACAGCCGGGGGAAAAGGTCCATCACGAACCCGACGAACGGTTCTGGATCGGCGTCGGCCGGTCGCGCAGCGACAAGTACTTGTTCATCGCCGCGGGCAGTTCGATCACCTCCGAGATGCTGTATGCCGACGCAACCGATCCGGACGCGACGTTCAGGTCGATCCTGCCGCGGCGGGAGGGGATCGAGTACTCGGTGGAACACGCGGTCGTCGGCGGCGAGGACCGCTTCCTGATCCTGCACAACGACGGCGCCGAGAACTTCACGCTGGTCGAGGCGCCGGTCAGCGACCCGACGGCATTCCGCACGCTGATCGAGCACCGCGACGACGTCAGGCTCGACGGCGTCGACGCGTTCGCGACCCAGTTGGTGGTCAGCTACCGCAGCGAGGCCCTACCGCGGATTCAGCTGTGGCCCATCTCCGCCGACGGCGACTACGGCCTGGCCGAGGACATCACCTTCGACACGGAGCTGACGTCGTCGGGTCTGGCGGGCAACCCGAACTGGGCGGCGCCGCGGCTGCGGGTGGCCACGACGTCGTTCGTGGTGCCGCTACGGATCTACGACATCGACCTCGCGACCGGTGAGCGCATCCTGTTGCGCGAGCAGCCGGTGCTGGGCGACTACCGGCCGCAGGAGTACGTCGAGCGCCGCGACTGGGCGGTCGCCGAGGACGGTGCCCGCGTCCCGGTGTCGATCATTCACCATGCGGGCGTTGAGTTTCCGGCCCCCGCGCTGATCTATGGCTACGGCGCCTACGAGTCGTGCGAGGATCCGCGGTTCTCGATCGCCCGGCTCTCGCTGCTCGACCGCGGCATGGTGTTCGTGGTCGCCCACGTGCGCGGTGGCGGCGAACTGGGCAGGCAGTGGTACGAGCAGGGCAAGCTGCTGAACAAGAAGAACACGTTCACCGACTTCATCTCCGTCGCACGGCATCTCGTCGATACCGACGTCACTCGGGCGGAGAACCTGGTGGCACTCGGCGGTAGCGCGGGCGGTCTGCTGATGGGCGCGGTGGCGAACATGGCGCCGGACGCGTTCGCGGGCATCCTGGCGCAGGTCCCGTTCGTCGACGCGCTCACCACGATCCTGGACCCGTCGCTGCCGCTGACGGTCACCGAGTGGGACGAGTGGGGCAACCCGCTCGCCGACCCGGACGTCTACGAGTACATGAAGTCCTACTCGCCGTACGAGAACGTCGAGCCGAAGCGCTATCCGGCGATACTGGCGATGACGTCGCTCAACGACACGCGGGTGTACTACGTCGAACCGGCCAAGTGGGTTGCCGCGCTGCGTCATGCGAACGTCGACTCCGTATTGCTCAAGACGGAGATGTCGGCGGGCCACGGCGGCATCAGTGGACGCTACGAGCGGTGGCGGGAGGCTGCGTTCCAGTACGCCTGGGTGCTAGCCACTGCCGACCGCGACCGCCATGGCAGCGGCCAGGTAGACGACCTCCTCGGCGCTCCGAACGCCTAG
- a CDS encoding DoxX family protein, giving the protein MAVLTALAVGTLGARVAGWLGLDYVDGWPQAIAVGLALMFTMTGIAHFTPGMRRDMIAIVPPRLPRPALLVAVTGVLELVGAVGLLYPPTRVAAASCLFALMLAMFPANVYASRMPNPPASMSSRLGVRSAEEVVYLAAAMAVAVGSG; this is encoded by the coding sequence GTGGCCGTGTTGACTGCCCTGGCCGTGGGGACGCTCGGAGCGCGCGTCGCCGGATGGCTCGGCCTCGACTACGTCGACGGCTGGCCGCAGGCCATCGCGGTGGGCCTGGCGCTGATGTTCACCATGACGGGAATCGCGCACTTCACGCCGGGGATGCGGCGCGACATGATCGCCATCGTCCCGCCCCGGCTGCCCAGGCCCGCGCTGCTCGTCGCCGTGACCGGGGTGCTCGAACTCGTCGGAGCGGTTGGCCTGCTGTACCCGCCGACCCGCGTCGCGGCAGCGTCGTGCCTGTTCGCCCTGATGCTGGCGATGTTCCCCGCCAACGTCTACGCGTCGAGGATGCCGAACCCGCCGGCGTCGATGTCGTCGCGCCTAGGCGTTCGGAGCGCCGAGGAGGTCGTCTACCTGGCCGCTGCCATGGCGGTCGCGGTCGGCAGTGGCTAG
- a CDS encoding TetR/AcrR family transcriptional regulator — protein MAKDSYHHGDLKAAILGQAAALVAERGADGISLRELARVAGVSHAAPAHHFTDRRGLFTALAAEGFRLLAAALTDARPEFIDAAKAYVRFALDHPGHYEVMFDKSLYDAADPGLVEAEAAASAELARGVATLTDPKAEADPEAAALAAWSLVHGFALLWLNGATDTSGDPIATVERLAAILFDRC, from the coding sequence ATGGCGAAGGACTCCTACCACCACGGCGACCTCAAGGCCGCGATCCTCGGCCAGGCGGCGGCACTGGTCGCCGAACGCGGTGCCGACGGCATCTCGCTGCGCGAACTGGCGCGCGTGGCCGGGGTTTCCCACGCCGCACCGGCACACCACTTCACCGACCGTCGCGGCCTGTTCACCGCACTGGCGGCAGAGGGGTTCAGGCTGCTCGCGGCCGCACTCACCGACGCCAGGCCGGAATTCATCGACGCCGCAAAGGCCTACGTCCGCTTCGCCCTCGACCATCCCGGCCACTACGAGGTGATGTTCGACAAGTCCCTTTACGACGCCGCCGACCCTGGACTCGTCGAGGCGGAGGCGGCCGCGTCGGCCGAACTGGCCCGCGGGGTCGCCACGCTGACCGATCCCAAGGCCGAAGCCGACCCGGAGGCCGCTGCGCTGGCGGCCTGGTCGCTCGTGCACGGCTTCGCGCTGCTGTGGCTCAACGGGGCGACCGACACCTCCGGTGACCCGATCGCCACCGTGGAGCGGCTGGCAGCCATCCTCTTCGACCGGTGTTAG
- a CDS encoding glutathione peroxidase, with amino-acid sequence MTSPTILDIPLTTLDGKPTTLRELSGGATLVVNVASKCGLTPQYTALEKLAEGYAARGLAVVGVPCNQFMGQEPGTAEEIAEFCSSTYGVTFPLLAKTDVNGDGRHPLYAELTKANDADGQAGDIQWNFEKFLVGPDGKVVNRFRPRTEPDAPEVINAIEAVVPS; translated from the coding sequence GTGACCTCGCCCACGATCCTCGACATCCCACTGACCACGCTCGACGGCAAGCCCACGACATTGCGCGAATTGTCCGGCGGCGCAACGCTCGTCGTGAACGTCGCGTCGAAGTGCGGGTTGACGCCGCAGTACACCGCGCTCGAGAAGCTCGCCGAGGGCTACGCCGCACGCGGCCTCGCGGTCGTCGGCGTGCCGTGCAACCAGTTCATGGGTCAGGAACCAGGAACCGCCGAGGAGATCGCCGAGTTCTGCTCCAGCACCTACGGGGTGACGTTCCCGCTGCTGGCCAAGACCGACGTGAACGGCGACGGCCGACACCCGCTGTACGCGGAGCTGACCAAGGCCAACGATGCCGACGGCCAGGCAGGCGACATCCAGTGGAACTTCGAGAAGTTCCTGGTCGGACCCGACGGCAAGGTGGTCAACCGCTTCCGCCCGCGCACCGAACCGGACGCGCCCGAGGTCATCAACGCCATCGAGGCCGTCGTACCCAGCTAA
- a CDS encoding DUF2334 domain-containing protein yields the protein MAGQLIVSISGVRDRTLADVEAFRADLDRRHVPASYLVAPRRKGGYRLDADPEAVQWLTDRRAGGDAIVMHGYDEAATKKRRSEFATLPAHEANLRLMGADRVLEHLGLRTRLFAAPGWTVSQGVVTTLPRNGFRLLAGVDGVTDLVRSTTSRARVLGIGEGFLTEPWWCRTLVLSAERTARRSGTVRIAVAAGQLKRPGPRQAVLDAVELALMHGCVPAVYQWDAKPALTDAA from the coding sequence ATGGCTGGACAACTGATCGTCTCGATCTCCGGCGTCAGGGACCGCACCCTGGCCGACGTCGAGGCCTTTCGCGCCGACCTCGACCGACGGCACGTCCCCGCGTCGTACCTGGTGGCGCCGCGTCGCAAGGGCGGCTACCGCCTCGACGCCGACCCCGAGGCCGTGCAATGGCTGACCGACCGGCGAGCCGGCGGTGACGCCATCGTCATGCACGGCTACGACGAGGCCGCGACCAAGAAGCGACGCAGCGAGTTCGCCACGCTGCCCGCACACGAGGCCAATCTGCGTCTGATGGGCGCCGACCGCGTACTCGAGCACCTCGGCCTGCGCACCAGGCTGTTCGCCGCACCGGGCTGGACGGTCTCGCAGGGAGTCGTGACCACGCTGCCGCGCAACGGCTTCCGGCTGCTCGCCGGTGTCGACGGAGTCACCGACCTGGTCCGCAGCACCACGTCGCGGGCCAGGGTGCTCGGCATCGGCGAAGGATTCCTCACCGAGCCGTGGTGGTGCCGGACACTGGTGCTCTCGGCCGAACGCACCGCGCGTCGCTCCGGCACGGTCCGCATCGCCGTCGCAGCGGGGCAGCTCAAGCGGCCAGGACCCCGGCAGGCGGTGCTCGACGCCGTCGAGCTGGCACTGATGCAC